A single Pan troglodytes isolate AG18354 chromosome 19, NHGRI_mPanTro3-v2.0_pri, whole genome shotgun sequence DNA region contains:
- the MINK1 gene encoding misshapen-like kinase 1 isoform X2, giving the protein MGDPAPARSLDDIDLSALRDPAGIFELVEVVGNGTYGQVYKGRHVKTGQLAAIKVMDVTEDEEEEIKQEINMLKKYSHHRNIATYYGAFIKKSPPGNDDQLWLVMEFCGAGSVTDLVKNTKGNALKEDCIAYICREILRGLAHLHAHKVIHRDIKGQNVLLTENAEVKLVDFGVSAQLDRTVGRRNTFIGTPYWMAPEVIACDENPDATYDYRSDIWSLGITAIEMAEGAPPLCDMHPMRALFLIPRNPPPRLKSKKWSKKFIDFIDTCLIKTYLSRPPTEQLLKFPFIRDQPTERQVRIQLKDHIDRSRKKRGEKEETEYEYSGSEEEDDSHGEEGEPSSIMNVPGESTLRREFLRLQQENKSNSEALKQQQQLQQQQQRDPEAHIKHLLHQRQRRIEEQKEERRRVEEQQRREREQRKLQEKEQQRRLEDMQALRREEERRQAEREQEYIRHRLEEEQRQLEILQQQLLQEQALLLEYKRKQLEEQRQSERLQRQLQQEHAYLKSLQQQQQQQQLQKQQQQQLLPGDRKPLYHYGRGMNPADKPAWAREVEERTRMNKQQNSPLAKSKPGSTGPEPPIPQASPGPPGPLSQTPPMQRPVEPQEGPHKSLVAHRVPLKPYAAPVPRSQSLQDQPTRNLAAFPASHDPDPAIPAPTATPSARGAVIRQNSDPTSEGPGPSPNPPAWVRPDNEAPPKVPQRTSSIATALNTSGAGGSRPAQAVRARPRSNSAWQIYLQRRAERGTPKPPGPPAQPPGPPNASSNPDLRRSDPGWERSDSVLPASHGHLPQAGSLERNRVGASSKLDSSPVLSPGNKAKPDDHRSRPGRPASYKRAIGEDFVLLKERTLDEAPRPPKKAMDYSSSSEEVESSEEDEEEGEGGPAEGSRDTPGGRDGDTDSVSTMVVHDVEEITGTQPPYGGGTMVVQRTPEEERNLLHADSNGYTNLPDVVQPSHSPTENSKGQSPPSKDGSGDYQSRGLVKAPGKSSFTMFVDLGIYQPGGSGDSIPITALVGGEGTRLDQLQYDVRKGSVVNVNPTNTRAHSETPEIRKYKKRFNSEILCAALWGVNLLVGTENGLMLLDRSGQGKVYGLIGRRRFQQMDVLEGLNLLITISGKRNKLRVYYLSWLRNKILHNDPEVEKKQGWTTVGDMEGCGHYRVVKYERIKFLVIALKSSVEVYAWAPKPYHKFMAFKSFADLPHRPLLVDLTVEEGQRLKVIYGSSAGFHAVDVDSGNSYDIYIPVHIQSQITPHAIIFLPNTDGMEMLLCYEDEGVYVNTYGRIIKDVVLQWGEMPTSVAYICSNQIMGWGEKAIEIRSVETGHLDGVFMHKRAQRLKFLCERNDKVFFASVRSGGSSQVYFMTLNRNCIMNW; this is encoded by the exons GGTCGGCATGTCAAGACGGGGCAGCTGGCTGCCATCAAGGTCATGGATGTCACGGAG GACGAGGAGGAAGAGATCAAACAGGAGATCAACATGCTGAAAAAGTACTCTCACCACCGCAACATCGCCACCTACTACGGAGCCTTCATCAAGAAGAGCCCCCCAGGAAACGATGACCAGCTCTGG CTGGTGATGGAGTTCTGTGGTGCTGGTTCGGTGACTGACCTGGTAAAGAACACAAAAGGCAACGCCCTGAAGGAGGACTGTATCGCCTATATCTGCAGGGAGATCCTCAGG GGTCTGGCCCATCTCCATGCCCACAAGGTGATCCATCGAGACATCAAGGGGCAGAATGTGCTGCTGACAGAGAATGCTGAGGTCAAGCTAG TGGATTTTGGGGTGAGTGCTCAGCTGGACCGCACCGTGGGCAGACGGAACACTTTCATTGGGACTCCCTACTGGATGGCTCCAGAGGTCATCGCCTGTGATGAGAACCCTGATGCCACCTATGATTACAGG AGTGATATTTGGTCTCTAGGAATCACAGCCATCGAGATGGCAGAGGGAGCCCCCC CTCTGTGTGACATGCACCCCATGCGAGCCCTCTTCCTCATTCCTCGGAACCCTCCGCCCAGGCTCAAGTCCAAGAAGTG GTCTAAGAAGTTCATTGACTTCATTGACACATGTCTCATCAAGACTTACCTGAGCCGCCCACCCACGGAGCAGCTACTGAAGTTTCCCTTCATCCGGGACCAGCCCACGGAGCGGCAGGTCCGCATCCAGCTTAAGGACCACATTGACCGATCCCGGAAGAAGCGGGGTGAGAAAG AGGAGACAGAATATGAGTACAGCGGCAGCGAGGAGGAAGATGACAGCCATGGAGAGGAAGGAGAGCCAAG CTCCATCATGAACGTGCCTGGAGAGTCGACTCTACGCCGGGAGTTTCTCCGGCTCCAGCAGGAAAATAAGAGCAACTCAGAGGCtttaaaacagcagcagcagctgcagcagcagcagcagcgagaCCCCGAGGCACACATCAAACACCTGCTGCACCAGCGGCAGCGGCGCATAGAGGAGCAGAAGGAGGAGCGGCGCCGCGTGGAGGAG CAACAGCGGCGGGAGCGGGAGCAGCGGAAGCTGCAGGAGAAGGAGCAGCAGCGGCGGCTGGAGGACATGCAGGCTCTGCGGCGGGAGGAGGAGCGGCGGCAGGCGGAGCGCGAGCAG GAATATATTCGTCACAGGCTAGAGGAGGAGCAGCGACAGCTCGAGATCCTTCAGCAACAGCTGCTCCAGGAACAGGCCCTGCTGCTG GAATACAAGCGGAAGCAGCTGGAGGAGCAGCGGCAGTCAGAACGTCTCCAGAGGcagctgcagcaggagcatgCCTACCTCAAGTCcctgcagcagcagcaacagcagcagcagcttcagaaacagcagcagcagcagctcctgcCTGGGGACAGGAAGCCCCTGTACCATTATGGTCGGGGCATGAATCCCGCTGACAAACCAGCCTGGGCCCGAGAG GTAGAAGAGAGAACAAGGATGAACAAGCAGCAGAACTCTCCCTTGGCCAAGAGCAAGCCAGGCAGCACGGGGCCTGAGCCCCCCATCCCCCAGGCCTCCCCAGGGCCCCCAGGACCCCTTTCCCAGACTCCTCCTATGCAGAGGCCGGTGGAGCCCCAGGAGGGACCGCACAAG AGCCTGGTGGCACACCGGGTCCCACTGAAGCCATATGCAGCACCTGTACCCCGATCCCAGTCCCTGCAGGACCAGCCCACCCGAAACCTGGCTGCCTTCCCAGCCTCCCATGACCCCGACCCTGCCATCCCCGCACCCACTGCCACGCCCAGTGCCCGAGGAGCTGTTATCCGCCAGAATTCAGACCCCACCTCTGAAGGACCTGGCCCCAGCCCGAATCCCCCAGCCTGGGTCCGCCCAGATAACGAGGCCCCACCCAAG GTGCCTCAGAGAACCTCATCTATCGCCACTGCCCTTAACACCAGTGGGGCCGGAGGGTCCCGGCCAGCCCAGGCAGTCCGTGCCAG ACCTCGCAGCAACTCCGCCTGGCAAATCTATCTGCAAAGGCGGGCAGAGCGGGGCACCCCAAAGCCTCCAGGGCCCCCTGCTCAGCCCCCTGGCCCGCCCAACGCCTCTAG TAACCCCGACCTCAGGAGGAGCGACCCTGGCTGGGAACGCTCGGACAGCGTCCTTCCAGCCTCTCACGGGCACCTCCCCCAGGCTGGCTCACTGGAGCGGAACCGCGTGGGAG CCTCCTCCAAACTGGACAGCTCCCCTGTGCTCTCCCCTGGGAATAAAGCCAAGCCCGACGACCACCGCTCACGGCCAGGCCGGCCCGCA AGCTATAAGCGAGCAATTGGTGAG GACTTTGTGTTGCTGAAAGAGCGGACTCTGGACGaggcccctcggcctcccaagaaggCCATGGACTACTCGTCGTCCAGCGAGGAGGTGGAAAGCAgtgaggaggacgaggaggaagGCGAAGGCGGGCCAGCAGAGGGGAGCAGAGATACCCCTGGGGGCCG CGATGGGGATACAGACAGCGTCAGCACCATGGTGGTCCACGACGTCGAGGAGATCACCGGGACCCAGCCCCCATACGGGGGCGGCACCATGGTGGTCCAGCGC ACCCCTGAAGAGGAGCGGAACCTGCTGCATGCTGACAGCAATGGGTACACAAACCTGCCTGACGTGGTCCAGCCCAGCCACTCACCCACCGAGAACAGCAAAGGCCAAAGCCCACCCTCGAAGGATGGGAGTGGTGAC TACCAGTCTCGTGGGCTGGTAAAGGCCCCTGGCAAGAGCTCGTTCACGATGTTTGTGGATCTAGGGATCTACCAGCCTGGAGGCAGTGGGGACAGCATCCCCATCACAG CCCTAGTGGGTGGAGAGGGCACTCGGCTCGACCAGCTGCAGTACGACGTGAGGAAGGGTTCTGTGGTCAACGTGAATCCCACCAACACCCGGGCCCACAGTGAGACCCCTGAGATCCGGAAGTACAAGAAGCGATTCAACTCCGAGATCCTCTGTGCAGCCCTTTGGG GGGTCAACCTGCTGGTGGGCACGGAGAACGGGCTGATGTTGCTGGACCGAAGTGGGCAGGGCAAGGTGTATGGACTCATTGGGCGGCGACGCTTCCAGCAGATGGATGTGCTGGAGGGGCTCAACCTGCTCATCACCATCTCAG GGAAAAGGAACAAACTGCGGGTGTATTACCTGTCCTGGCTCCGGAACAAGATTCTGCACAATGACCCAGAAGTGGAGAAGAAGCAGGGCTGGACCACCGTGGGGGACATGGAGGGCTGCGGGCACTACCGTGTCG TGAAATACGAGCGGATTAAGTTCCTGGTCATCGCCCTCAAGAGCTCCGTGGAGGTGTATGCCTGGGCCCCCAAACCCTACCACAAATTCATGGCCTTCAAG TCCTTTGCCGACCTCCCCCACCGCCCTCTGCTGGTCGACCTGACAGTAGAGGAGGGGCAGCGGCTCAAGGTCATCTATGGCTCCAGTGCTGGCTTCCATGCTGTGGATGTCGACTCGGGGAACAGCTATGACATCTACATCCCTGTGCAC ATCCAGAGCCAGATCACACCCCATGCCATCATCTTCCTCCCCAACACCGACGGCATGGAGATGCTGCTGTGCTACGAGGACGAGGGCGTCTACGTCAACACATACGGGCGCATCATTAAGGATGTGGTGCTGCAGTGGGGGGAGATGCCTACTTCTGTGG CCTACATCTGCTCCAACCAGATAATGGGCTGGGGTGAGAAAGCCATTGAGATCCGCTCTGTGGAGACGGGCCACCTCGACGGGGTCTTCATGCACAAACGAGCTCAGAGGCTCAAGTTCCTGTGTGAGCGGAATGACAAG GTGTTTTTTGCCTCAGTCCGCTCTGGGGGCAGCAGCCAAGTTTACTTCATGACTCTGAACCGTAACTGCATCATGAACTGGTGA
- the MINK1 gene encoding misshapen-like kinase 1 isoform X34 produces the protein MGDPAPARSLDDIDLSALRDPAGIFELVEVVGNGTYGQVYKGRHVKTGQLAAIKVMDVTEDEEEEIKQEINMLKKYSHHRNIATYYGAFIKKSPPGNDDQLWLVMEFCGAGSVTDLVKNTKGNALKEDCIAYICREILRGLAHLHAHKVIHRDIKGQNVLLTENAEVKLVDFGVSAQLDRTVGRRNTFIGTPYWMAPEVIACDENPDATYDYRSDIWSLGITAIEMAEGAPPLCDMHPMRALFLIPRNPPPRLKSKKWSKKFIDFIDTCLIKTYLSRPPTEQLLKFPFIRDQPTERQVRIQLKDHIDRSRKKREETEYEYSGSEEEDDSHGEEGEPSSIMNVPGESTLRREFLRLQQENKSNSEALKQQQQLQQQQQRDPEAHIKHLLHQRQRRIEEQKEERRRVEEQQRREREQRKLQEKEQQRRLEDMQALRREEERRQAEREQEYKRKQLEEQRQSERLQRQLQQEHAYLKSLQQQQQQQQLQKQQQQQLLPGDRKPLYHYGRGMNPADKPAWAREVEERTRMNKQQNSPLAKSKPGSTGPEPPIPQASPGPPGPLSQTPPMQRPVEPQEGPHKSLVAHRVPLKPYAAPVPRSQSLQDQPTRNLAAFPASHDPDPAIPAPTATPSARGAVIRQNSDPTSEGPGPSPNPPAWVRPDNEAPPKVPQRTSSIATALNTSGAGGSRPAQAVRASNPDLRRSDPGWERSDSVLPASHGHLPQAGSLERNRVGASSKLDSSPVLSPGNKAKPDDHRSRPGRPADFVLLKERTLDEAPRPPKKAMDYSSSSEEVESSEEDEEEGEGGPAEGSRDTPGGRDGDTDSVSTMVVHDVEEITGTQPPYGGGTMVVQRTPEEERNLLHADSNGYTNLPDVVQPSHSPTENSKGQSPPSKDGSGDYQSRGLVKAPGKSSFTMFVDLGIYQPGGSGDSIPITALVGGEGTRLDQLQYDVRKGSVVNVNPTNTRAHSETPEIRKYKKRFNSEILCAALWGVNLLVGTENGLMLLDRSGQGKVYGLIGRRRFQQMDVLEGLNLLITISGKRNKLRVYYLSWLRNKILHNDPEVEKKQGWTTVGDMEGCGHYRVVKYERIKFLVIALKSSVEVYAWAPKPYHKFMAFKSFADLPHRPLLVDLTVEEGQRLKVIYGSSAGFHAVDVDSGNSYDIYIPVHIQSQITPHAIIFLPNTDGMEMLLCYEDEGVYVNTYGRIIKDVVLQWGEMPTSVAYICSNQIMGWGEKAIEIRSVETGHLDGVFMHKRAQRLKFLCERNDKVFFASVRSGGSSQVYFMTLNRNCIMNW, from the exons GGTCGGCATGTCAAGACGGGGCAGCTGGCTGCCATCAAGGTCATGGATGTCACGGAG GACGAGGAGGAAGAGATCAAACAGGAGATCAACATGCTGAAAAAGTACTCTCACCACCGCAACATCGCCACCTACTACGGAGCCTTCATCAAGAAGAGCCCCCCAGGAAACGATGACCAGCTCTGG CTGGTGATGGAGTTCTGTGGTGCTGGTTCGGTGACTGACCTGGTAAAGAACACAAAAGGCAACGCCCTGAAGGAGGACTGTATCGCCTATATCTGCAGGGAGATCCTCAGG GGTCTGGCCCATCTCCATGCCCACAAGGTGATCCATCGAGACATCAAGGGGCAGAATGTGCTGCTGACAGAGAATGCTGAGGTCAAGCTAG TGGATTTTGGGGTGAGTGCTCAGCTGGACCGCACCGTGGGCAGACGGAACACTTTCATTGGGACTCCCTACTGGATGGCTCCAGAGGTCATCGCCTGTGATGAGAACCCTGATGCCACCTATGATTACAGG AGTGATATTTGGTCTCTAGGAATCACAGCCATCGAGATGGCAGAGGGAGCCCCCC CTCTGTGTGACATGCACCCCATGCGAGCCCTCTTCCTCATTCCTCGGAACCCTCCGCCCAGGCTCAAGTCCAAGAAGTG GTCTAAGAAGTTCATTGACTTCATTGACACATGTCTCATCAAGACTTACCTGAGCCGCCCACCCACGGAGCAGCTACTGAAGTTTCCCTTCATCCGGGACCAGCCCACGGAGCGGCAGGTCCGCATCCAGCTTAAGGACCACATTGACCGATCCCGGAAGAAGCGGG AGGAGACAGAATATGAGTACAGCGGCAGCGAGGAGGAAGATGACAGCCATGGAGAGGAAGGAGAGCCAAG CTCCATCATGAACGTGCCTGGAGAGTCGACTCTACGCCGGGAGTTTCTCCGGCTCCAGCAGGAAAATAAGAGCAACTCAGAGGCtttaaaacagcagcagcagctgcagcagcagcagcagcgagaCCCCGAGGCACACATCAAACACCTGCTGCACCAGCGGCAGCGGCGCATAGAGGAGCAGAAGGAGGAGCGGCGCCGCGTGGAGGAG CAACAGCGGCGGGAGCGGGAGCAGCGGAAGCTGCAGGAGAAGGAGCAGCAGCGGCGGCTGGAGGACATGCAGGCTCTGCGGCGGGAGGAGGAGCGGCGGCAGGCGGAGCGCGAGCAG GAATACAAGCGGAAGCAGCTGGAGGAGCAGCGGCAGTCAGAACGTCTCCAGAGGcagctgcagcaggagcatgCCTACCTCAAGTCcctgcagcagcagcaacagcagcagcagcttcagaaacagcagcagcagcagctcctgcCTGGGGACAGGAAGCCCCTGTACCATTATGGTCGGGGCATGAATCCCGCTGACAAACCAGCCTGGGCCCGAGAG GTAGAAGAGAGAACAAGGATGAACAAGCAGCAGAACTCTCCCTTGGCCAAGAGCAAGCCAGGCAGCACGGGGCCTGAGCCCCCCATCCCCCAGGCCTCCCCAGGGCCCCCAGGACCCCTTTCCCAGACTCCTCCTATGCAGAGGCCGGTGGAGCCCCAGGAGGGACCGCACAAG AGCCTGGTGGCACACCGGGTCCCACTGAAGCCATATGCAGCACCTGTACCCCGATCCCAGTCCCTGCAGGACCAGCCCACCCGAAACCTGGCTGCCTTCCCAGCCTCCCATGACCCCGACCCTGCCATCCCCGCACCCACTGCCACGCCCAGTGCCCGAGGAGCTGTTATCCGCCAGAATTCAGACCCCACCTCTGAAGGACCTGGCCCCAGCCCGAATCCCCCAGCCTGGGTCCGCCCAGATAACGAGGCCCCACCCAAG GTGCCTCAGAGAACCTCATCTATCGCCACTGCCCTTAACACCAGTGGGGCCGGAGGGTCCCGGCCAGCCCAGGCAGTCCGTGCCAG TAACCCCGACCTCAGGAGGAGCGACCCTGGCTGGGAACGCTCGGACAGCGTCCTTCCAGCCTCTCACGGGCACCTCCCCCAGGCTGGCTCACTGGAGCGGAACCGCGTGGGAG CCTCCTCCAAACTGGACAGCTCCCCTGTGCTCTCCCCTGGGAATAAAGCCAAGCCCGACGACCACCGCTCACGGCCAGGCCGGCCCGCA GACTTTGTGTTGCTGAAAGAGCGGACTCTGGACGaggcccctcggcctcccaagaaggCCATGGACTACTCGTCGTCCAGCGAGGAGGTGGAAAGCAgtgaggaggacgaggaggaagGCGAAGGCGGGCCAGCAGAGGGGAGCAGAGATACCCCTGGGGGCCG CGATGGGGATACAGACAGCGTCAGCACCATGGTGGTCCACGACGTCGAGGAGATCACCGGGACCCAGCCCCCATACGGGGGCGGCACCATGGTGGTCCAGCGC ACCCCTGAAGAGGAGCGGAACCTGCTGCATGCTGACAGCAATGGGTACACAAACCTGCCTGACGTGGTCCAGCCCAGCCACTCACCCACCGAGAACAGCAAAGGCCAAAGCCCACCCTCGAAGGATGGGAGTGGTGAC TACCAGTCTCGTGGGCTGGTAAAGGCCCCTGGCAAGAGCTCGTTCACGATGTTTGTGGATCTAGGGATCTACCAGCCTGGAGGCAGTGGGGACAGCATCCCCATCACAG CCCTAGTGGGTGGAGAGGGCACTCGGCTCGACCAGCTGCAGTACGACGTGAGGAAGGGTTCTGTGGTCAACGTGAATCCCACCAACACCCGGGCCCACAGTGAGACCCCTGAGATCCGGAAGTACAAGAAGCGATTCAACTCCGAGATCCTCTGTGCAGCCCTTTGGG GGGTCAACCTGCTGGTGGGCACGGAGAACGGGCTGATGTTGCTGGACCGAAGTGGGCAGGGCAAGGTGTATGGACTCATTGGGCGGCGACGCTTCCAGCAGATGGATGTGCTGGAGGGGCTCAACCTGCTCATCACCATCTCAG GGAAAAGGAACAAACTGCGGGTGTATTACCTGTCCTGGCTCCGGAACAAGATTCTGCACAATGACCCAGAAGTGGAGAAGAAGCAGGGCTGGACCACCGTGGGGGACATGGAGGGCTGCGGGCACTACCGTGTCG TGAAATACGAGCGGATTAAGTTCCTGGTCATCGCCCTCAAGAGCTCCGTGGAGGTGTATGCCTGGGCCCCCAAACCCTACCACAAATTCATGGCCTTCAAG TCCTTTGCCGACCTCCCCCACCGCCCTCTGCTGGTCGACCTGACAGTAGAGGAGGGGCAGCGGCTCAAGGTCATCTATGGCTCCAGTGCTGGCTTCCATGCTGTGGATGTCGACTCGGGGAACAGCTATGACATCTACATCCCTGTGCAC ATCCAGAGCCAGATCACACCCCATGCCATCATCTTCCTCCCCAACACCGACGGCATGGAGATGCTGCTGTGCTACGAGGACGAGGGCGTCTACGTCAACACATACGGGCGCATCATTAAGGATGTGGTGCTGCAGTGGGGGGAGATGCCTACTTCTGTGG CCTACATCTGCTCCAACCAGATAATGGGCTGGGGTGAGAAAGCCATTGAGATCCGCTCTGTGGAGACGGGCCACCTCGACGGGGTCTTCATGCACAAACGAGCTCAGAGGCTCAAGTTCCTGTGTGAGCGGAATGACAAG GTGTTTTTTGCCTCAGTCCGCTCTGGGGGCAGCAGCCAAGTTTACTTCATGACTCTGAACCGTAACTGCATCATGAACTGGTGA